One genomic region from Balaenoptera acutorostrata chromosome 1, mBalAcu1.1, whole genome shotgun sequence encodes:
- the PLEKHG5 gene encoding pleckstrin homology domain-containing family G member 5 isoform X8: protein MNSVLTKYGSPPRGWLSLRPGSQDRSLAEEKGLCCQNPDCMDKGRAAKVCHHADCQQLHRRGPLSLCEACDSKFHSAMHYDGHVRFDLPPQGSVLARNVSTRSCPPRTSPAVDVEEEEESSVDGKGDRKSTGLKLSKKKAWRRHTDDPSKECFTLKFDLNVDIETEIVPAMKKKSLGEVLLPVFERKGIALGKVDIYLDQSNTPLSLTFEAYRFGGHYLRVKAKPGDEGKVEQGVKDSKSLSLPILRPAGAGPPTQERVDPQSRRESLDILAPGRRRKNMSEFLGEASVPGQEPPAPSSCSLPSGSSSGSSSSSGGSDSWKNRAASRFSGFFSSGPSTSAFGREVDKLEQLEGKLHAYSLFGLPRLPRRLCFDHDSWEEEGDEEEDEDDACLRLEDSWRELIDGHEKLTRRQCHQQEAVWELLHTEASYIKKLRVITNLFLCCLLNLQESGLLCEFGSLFKPYIRYCMEEESCMEYMRGLLRDNDLFRAYVTWAEKHQQCQRLKLSDMLAKPHQRLTKYPLLLKSVLRKTDEPRAKEAVVTMIGSVERFIHHVNACMRQRQERQRLAAVVSRIDAYEVVEGSNDEVDKLLKEFLHLDLTAPIPGASPEETRQLLLEGSLRMKEGKDSKMDVYCFLFTDLLLVTKAVKKAERTKVIRPPLLVEKIVCRELRDPGSFLLIYLNEFHSAVGAYTFQASGQALCRGWVDAIYDAQNQLQQLRVQEHPGGQQHLQSLAEEEDEQEEEEEEEDEEEEGGESSTSAASSPTILRKSSNSLDSQRCVSDGSTETLAMVVVEPGDMLSSPEFEGGPFSSQSDETSLSTTASSVTPTSELLPLGPVDGRSCSMDSAYGTLSPTSLQDFMAPAPTVEPALRPPESSQAPSPPPSPRLRRRTPVQLLPCLPHLLKSKSEASLLQLLSGATTRGAPPAPSRSLSELCLAATVPGTRTQGSPQEAGPSWDCQGAPGPGSGPELSELEGGAGCPGGEPKGPTRRSRELSSGASPRVQPEPPPGTSAQHRKLTLAQLYRIRTTLLLNSTLTASEV from the exons AAGACCGGAGCCTGGCTGAAGAGAAGGGGCTGTGCTGTCAGAACCCCGACTGCATGGACAAGGGGCGGGCGGCTAAG GTATGCCACCACGCCGACTGCCAGCAGCTGCACCGCCGGGGCCCCCTCAGCCTCTGCGAGGCCTGTGACAGCAAGTTCCACAGCGCCATGCATTATGATGGGCACGTCCGCTTCGACCTGCCCCCCCAAG GCTCTGTCCTGGCTCGGAATGTGTCCACCCGGTCATGCCCCCCGCGCACCAGCCCTGCAGTGgacgtggaggaggaggaggagagctcTGTGGATGGCAAGGG GGACCGGAAGAGCACAGGCCTGAAGCTCTCCAAGAAGAAAGCCTGGAGGAGACACACAGAC GACCCAAGCAAGGAGTGCTTCACGCTGAAATTTGACCTGAACGTGGATATCGAGACAGAGATCGtgccagccatgaagaagaagtCGCTGGG GGAGGTGCTGCTGCCAGTATTTGAAAGGAAGGGCATTGCGCTGGGCAAAGTGGATATCTACCTGGACCAGTCCAACACGCCCCTGTCCCTCACCTTTGAGGCCTACAGGTTCGGGGGACACTACCTGCGGGTCAAAG CCAAGCCAGGGGATGAAGGGAAGGTAGAGCAGGGGGTGAAGGACTCCAAGTCCCTGAGTCTGCCAATCCTGCGGCCAGCCGGGGCCGGGCCCCCCACCCAGGAGCGCGTGGACCCGCAGAGCCGCCGGGAGAGCCTGGACATCCTG GCCCCTGGCCGCCGACGCAAGAACATGTCGGAGTTCCTGGGGGAGGCGAGCGTCCCTGGGCAGGAGCCCCCAGCGCCCTCCAGCTGCTCTCTGCCCAGCGGCAGCAgtagtggcagcagcagcagcagtggcggCAGTGACAGCTGGAAGAACCGGGCGGCCAGTCGCTTCAGCGGCTTCTTCAGCTCAGGCCCCAGCACCAGCGCCTTCGGCCGG GAAGTGGACAAACTGGAGCAGCTGGAGGGCAAGCTGCATGCCTACAGCCTCTTCGGGCTGCCCAGGCTGCCCCGGAGGCTGTGCTTTGACCACGACTCGTGGGAGGAGGAAGGTGACGAAGAGGAGGACGAGGACGACGCCTGCCTGCGGCTGGAGGACAGCTGGCGGGAGCTCATCGACGGGCACGAG AAGCTGACCCGGAGGCAGTGCCACCAGCAGGAGGCGGTGTGGGAGCTCCTGCACACAGAGGCCTCCTACATTAAGAAACTGAGGGTGATCACCAAC ctGTTCCTGTGCTGCCTCCTGAATCTGCAAGAGTCAGGGCTGCTGTGTGAG TTCGGCTCCCTCTTCAAGCCCTACATCCGATACTGCATGGAGGAGGAGAGCTGCATGGAGTACATGCGGGGCCTACTACGCGACAACGACCTCTTCCGGGCCTACGTCACG TGGGCCGAGAAGCACCAGCAGTGCCAGCGGCTGAAGCTGAGCGACATGCTGGCCAAGCCCCACCAGCGGCTCACCAAGTACCCGCTGCTGCTCAAGTCGGTGCTAAGGAAGACCGACGAGCCGCGCGCCAAGGAGGCCGTCGTCACCATG ATCGGCTCGGTGGAGCGCTTCATCCACCACGTGAACGCGTGCATGCGGCAGCGACAGGAGAGGCAGCGGCTGGCGGCCGTTGTGAGCCGCATCGACGCCTACGAGGTGGTGGAGGGCAGCAACGACGAGGTGGACAAG CTCCTGAAGGAATTTCTACATCTGGACCTGACGGCACCCATCCCTGGCGCCTCCCCTGAGGAGACACGCCAGCTGCTGCTGGAAGGGAGCCTGAGGATGAAGGAGGGGAAGGACAGCAAG ATGGACGTGTACTGCTTCCTCTTCACTGACCTGCTCTTGGTGACCAAGGCGGTGAAGAAGGCAGAGAGGACCAAGGTGATCAGGCCACCGCTGCTGGTGGAAAAGATCGTGTGCCGGGAGCTTCGGGACCCTG GGTCCTTCCTTCTCATCTACCTGAACGAGTTCCACAGCGCCGTGGGGGCCTACACGTTCCAGGCCAGCGGCCAGGCTTTGTGCCGTGGCTGGGTGGACGCCATCTACGATGCCCAG AACCAGCTTCAGCAGCTGCGTGTGCAGGAGCACCCAGGCGGCCAGCAGCACCTGCAGAGCCTggcagaggaggaggatgagcaggaggaagaggaggaggaggaagacgaggaggaggaaggaggggagagtaGCACTTCGGCGGCCAGTTCCCCTACCATCCTGCGCAAAAGCAGCAACAGCCTCGACTCGCAGCGCTG TGTCTCGGATGGCTCCACGGAGACCCTGGCCATGGTGGTGGTGGAGCCTGGGGACATGCTGTCCTCTCCCGAGTTCGAGGGCGGCCCCTTCAGCTCCCAATCAGACGAGACCTCGCTCAGCACCACCGCCTCATCTGTCACGCCCACCAGCGAGCTGCTGCCCCTGGGCCCAGTGGATGGGCGCTCCTGCTCCATGGACTCCGCCTACGGCACCCTCTCCCCGACCTCCCTGCAAGACTTTATGGCCCCAGCCCCTACGGTGGAGCCAGCACTCCGGCCCCCAGAGTCATCACAAGCCCCTTCACCCCCACCCTCGCCCCGCCTCCGCCGACGCACTCCTGTCCAGCTGCTGCCCTGTCTGCCCCACCTGCTCAAGTCCAAATCTGAGGCCAGTCTCCTCCAGCTGCTATCGGGGGCCACCACCCGTGGAGCGCCCCCAGCCCCTAGCCGCAGCCTGTCGGAACTCTGCTTGGCTGCTACCGTCCCTGGCACCAGGACTCAGGGTTCCCCTCAGGAAGCTGGGCCCAGCTGGGATTGCCAGGGGGCaccaggccctggcagtggccCCGAGCTGTCAGAGCTGGAGGGTGGAGCCGGCTGCCCAGGTGGGGAGCCCAAAGGACCCACCAGGAGGAGCAGAGAGCTGTCCTCGGGGGCCTCGCCCAGGGTCCAGCCTGAGCCCCCTCCAGGGACCTCTGCCCAGCACAGGAAGCTGACGTTGGCCCAGCTCTACCGAATCAGGACCACCCTGCTGCTTAACTCCACCCTCACTGCCTC GGAGGTCTGA
- the PLEKHG5 gene encoding pleckstrin homology domain-containing family G member 5 isoform X9, with translation MGTGPGVSGHRAASRPSPGLPSRDSEPGWAGGRGRHGEGQVCHHADCQQLHRRGPLSLCEACDSKFHSAMHYDGHVRFDLPPQGSVLARNVSTRSCPPRTSPAVDVEEEEESSVDGKGDRKSTGLKLSKKKAWRRHTDDPSKECFTLKFDLNVDIETEIVPAMKKKSLGEVLLPVFERKGIALGKVDIYLDQSNTPLSLTFEAYRFGGHYLRVKAKPGDEGKVEQGVKDSKSLSLPILRPAGAGPPTQERVDPQSRRESLDILAPGRRRKNMSEFLGEASVPGQEPPAPSSCSLPSGSSSGSSSSSGGSDSWKNRAASRFSGFFSSGPSTSAFGREVDKLEQLEGKLHAYSLFGLPRLPRRLCFDHDSWEEEGDEEEDEDDACLRLEDSWRELIDGHEKLTRRQCHQQEAVWELLHTEASYIKKLRVITNLFLCCLLNLQESGLLCEVEAERLFSNVPEIARLHRGLWGSVMAPVLEKARRTRALLQPADFLKGFKMFGSLFKPYIRYCMEEESCMEYMRGLLRDNDLFRAYVTWAEKHQQCQRLKLSDMLAKPHQRLTKYPLLLKSVLRKTDEPRAKEAVVTMIGSVERFIHHVNACMRQRQERQRLAAVVSRIDAYEVVEGSNDEVDKLLKEFLHLDLTAPIPGASPEETRQLLLEGSLRMKEGKDSKMDVYCFLFTDLLLVTKAVKKAERTKVIRPPLLVEKIVCRELRDPGSFLLIYLNEFHSAVGAYTFQASGQALCRGWVDAIYDAQNQLQQLRVQEHPGGQQHLQSLAEEEDEQEEEEEEEDEEEEGGESSTSAASSPTILRKSSNSLDSQRCVSDGSTETLAMVVVEPGDMLSSPEFEGGPFSSQSDETSLSTTASSVTPTSELLPLGPVDGRSCSMDSAYGTLSPTSLQDFMAPAPTVEPALRPPESSQAPSPPPSPRLRRRTPVQLLPCLPHLLKSKSEASLLQLLSGATTRGAPPAPSRSLSELCLAATVPGTRTQGSPQEAGPSWDCQGAPGPGSGPELSELEGGAGCPGGEPKGPTRRSRELSSGASPRVQPEPPPGTSAQHRKLTLAQLYRIRTTLLLNSTLTAS, from the exons ATGGGGACGGGACCCGGCGTCTCCGGGCACCGCGCGGCCTCCAGGCCGAGCCCCGGGCTGCCCTCCCGGGACTCCGAGCCCGGCTGGGCGGGGGGTCGCGGCCGCCACGGGGAAGGCCAG GTATGCCACCACGCCGACTGCCAGCAGCTGCACCGCCGGGGCCCCCTCAGCCTCTGCGAGGCCTGTGACAGCAAGTTCCACAGCGCCATGCATTATGATGGGCACGTCCGCTTCGACCTGCCCCCCCAAG GCTCTGTCCTGGCTCGGAATGTGTCCACCCGGTCATGCCCCCCGCGCACCAGCCCTGCAGTGgacgtggaggaggaggaggagagctcTGTGGATGGCAAGGG GGACCGGAAGAGCACAGGCCTGAAGCTCTCCAAGAAGAAAGCCTGGAGGAGACACACAGAC GACCCAAGCAAGGAGTGCTTCACGCTGAAATTTGACCTGAACGTGGATATCGAGACAGAGATCGtgccagccatgaagaagaagtCGCTGGG GGAGGTGCTGCTGCCAGTATTTGAAAGGAAGGGCATTGCGCTGGGCAAAGTGGATATCTACCTGGACCAGTCCAACACGCCCCTGTCCCTCACCTTTGAGGCCTACAGGTTCGGGGGACACTACCTGCGGGTCAAAG CCAAGCCAGGGGATGAAGGGAAGGTAGAGCAGGGGGTGAAGGACTCCAAGTCCCTGAGTCTGCCAATCCTGCGGCCAGCCGGGGCCGGGCCCCCCACCCAGGAGCGCGTGGACCCGCAGAGCCGCCGGGAGAGCCTGGACATCCTG GCCCCTGGCCGCCGACGCAAGAACATGTCGGAGTTCCTGGGGGAGGCGAGCGTCCCTGGGCAGGAGCCCCCAGCGCCCTCCAGCTGCTCTCTGCCCAGCGGCAGCAgtagtggcagcagcagcagcagtggcggCAGTGACAGCTGGAAGAACCGGGCGGCCAGTCGCTTCAGCGGCTTCTTCAGCTCAGGCCCCAGCACCAGCGCCTTCGGCCGG GAAGTGGACAAACTGGAGCAGCTGGAGGGCAAGCTGCATGCCTACAGCCTCTTCGGGCTGCCCAGGCTGCCCCGGAGGCTGTGCTTTGACCACGACTCGTGGGAGGAGGAAGGTGACGAAGAGGAGGACGAGGACGACGCCTGCCTGCGGCTGGAGGACAGCTGGCGGGAGCTCATCGACGGGCACGAG AAGCTGACCCGGAGGCAGTGCCACCAGCAGGAGGCGGTGTGGGAGCTCCTGCACACAGAGGCCTCCTACATTAAGAAACTGAGGGTGATCACCAAC ctGTTCCTGTGCTGCCTCCTGAATCTGCAAGAGTCAGGGCTGCTGTGTGAG gTGGAGGCGGAGCGCCTGTTCAGCAACGTCCCGGAGATCGCGCGGCTACACCGCGGGCTGTGGGGCAGCGTGATGGCGCCGGTGCTGGAGAAGGCGCGGCGCACGCGGGCGCTCCTGCAGCCCGCGGATTTCCTCAAAGGCTTTAAGATG TTCGGCTCCCTCTTCAAGCCCTACATCCGATACTGCATGGAGGAGGAGAGCTGCATGGAGTACATGCGGGGCCTACTACGCGACAACGACCTCTTCCGGGCCTACGTCACG TGGGCCGAGAAGCACCAGCAGTGCCAGCGGCTGAAGCTGAGCGACATGCTGGCCAAGCCCCACCAGCGGCTCACCAAGTACCCGCTGCTGCTCAAGTCGGTGCTAAGGAAGACCGACGAGCCGCGCGCCAAGGAGGCCGTCGTCACCATG ATCGGCTCGGTGGAGCGCTTCATCCACCACGTGAACGCGTGCATGCGGCAGCGACAGGAGAGGCAGCGGCTGGCGGCCGTTGTGAGCCGCATCGACGCCTACGAGGTGGTGGAGGGCAGCAACGACGAGGTGGACAAG CTCCTGAAGGAATTTCTACATCTGGACCTGACGGCACCCATCCCTGGCGCCTCCCCTGAGGAGACACGCCAGCTGCTGCTGGAAGGGAGCCTGAGGATGAAGGAGGGGAAGGACAGCAAG ATGGACGTGTACTGCTTCCTCTTCACTGACCTGCTCTTGGTGACCAAGGCGGTGAAGAAGGCAGAGAGGACCAAGGTGATCAGGCCACCGCTGCTGGTGGAAAAGATCGTGTGCCGGGAGCTTCGGGACCCTG GGTCCTTCCTTCTCATCTACCTGAACGAGTTCCACAGCGCCGTGGGGGCCTACACGTTCCAGGCCAGCGGCCAGGCTTTGTGCCGTGGCTGGGTGGACGCCATCTACGATGCCCAG AACCAGCTTCAGCAGCTGCGTGTGCAGGAGCACCCAGGCGGCCAGCAGCACCTGCAGAGCCTggcagaggaggaggatgagcaggaggaagaggaggaggaggaagacgaggaggaggaaggaggggagagtaGCACTTCGGCGGCCAGTTCCCCTACCATCCTGCGCAAAAGCAGCAACAGCCTCGACTCGCAGCGCTG TGTCTCGGATGGCTCCACGGAGACCCTGGCCATGGTGGTGGTGGAGCCTGGGGACATGCTGTCCTCTCCCGAGTTCGAGGGCGGCCCCTTCAGCTCCCAATCAGACGAGACCTCGCTCAGCACCACCGCCTCATCTGTCACGCCCACCAGCGAGCTGCTGCCCCTGGGCCCAGTGGATGGGCGCTCCTGCTCCATGGACTCCGCCTACGGCACCCTCTCCCCGACCTCCCTGCAAGACTTTATGGCCCCAGCCCCTACGGTGGAGCCAGCACTCCGGCCCCCAGAGTCATCACAAGCCCCTTCACCCCCACCCTCGCCCCGCCTCCGCCGACGCACTCCTGTCCAGCTGCTGCCCTGTCTGCCCCACCTGCTCAAGTCCAAATCTGAGGCCAGTCTCCTCCAGCTGCTATCGGGGGCCACCACCCGTGGAGCGCCCCCAGCCCCTAGCCGCAGCCTGTCGGAACTCTGCTTGGCTGCTACCGTCCCTGGCACCAGGACTCAGGGTTCCCCTCAGGAAGCTGGGCCCAGCTGGGATTGCCAGGGGGCaccaggccctggcagtggccCCGAGCTGTCAGAGCTGGAGGGTGGAGCCGGCTGCCCAGGTGGGGAGCCCAAAGGACCCACCAGGAGGAGCAGAGAGCTGTCCTCGGGGGCCTCGCCCAGGGTCCAGCCTGAGCCCCCTCCAGGGACCTCTGCCCAGCACAGGAAGCTGACGTTGGCCCAGCTCTACCGAATCAGGACCACCCTGCTGCTTAACTCCACCCTCACTGCCTCGTGA
- the PLEKHG5 gene encoding pleckstrin homology domain-containing family G member 5 isoform X2 — translation MNSVLTKYGSPPRGWLSLRPGSQDRSLAEEKGLCCQNPDCMDKGRAAKVCHHADCQQLHRRGPLSLCEACDSKFHSAMHYDGHVRFDLPPQGSVLARNVSTRSCPPRTSPAVDVEEEEESSVDGKGDRKSTGLKLSKKKAWRRHTDDPSKECFTLKFDLNVDIETEIVPAMKKKSLGEVLLPVFERKGIALGKVDIYLDQSNTPLSLTFEAYRFGGHYLRVKAKPGDEGKVEQGVKDSKSLSLPILRPAGAGPPTQERVDPQSRRESLDILAPGRRRKNMSEFLGEASVPGQEPPAPSSCSLPSGSSSGSSSSSGGSDSWKNRAASRFSGFFSSGPSTSAFGREVDKLEQLEGKLHAYSLFGLPRLPRRLCFDHDSWEEEGDEEEDEDDACLRLEDSWRELIDGHEKLTRRQCHQQEAVWELLHTEASYIKKLRVITNLFLCCLLNLQESGLLCEVEAERLFSNVPEIARLHRGLWGSVMAPVLEKARRTRALLQPADFLKGFKMFGSLFKPYIRYCMEEESCMEYMRGLLRDNDLFRAYVTWAEKHQQCQRLKLSDMLAKPHQRLTKYPLLLKSVLRKTDEPRAKEAVVTMIGSVERFIHHVNACMRQRQERQRLAAVVSRIDAYEVVEGSNDEVDKLLKEFLHLDLTAPIPGASPEETRQLLLEGSLRMKEGKDSKMDVYCFLFTDLLLVTKAVKKAERTKVIRPPLLVEKIVCRELRDPGSFLLIYLNEFHSAVGAYTFQASGQALCRGWVDAIYDAQNQLQQLRVQEHPGGQQHLQSLAEEEDEQEEEEEEEDEEEEGGESSTSAASSPTILRKSSNSLDSQRCVSDGSTETLAMVVVEPGDMLSSPEFEGGPFSSQSDETSLSTTASSVTPTSELLPLGPVDGRSCSMDSAYGTLSPTSLQDFMAPAPTVEPALRPPESSQAPSPPPSPRLRRRTPVQLLPCLPHLLKSKSEASLLQLLSGATTRGAPPAPSRSLSELCLAATVPGTRTQGSPQEAGPSWDCQGAPGPGSGPELSELEGGAGCPGGEPKGPTRRSRELSSGASPRVQPEPPPGTSAQHRKLTLAQLYRIRTTLLLNSTLTAS, via the exons AAGACCGGAGCCTGGCTGAAGAGAAGGGGCTGTGCTGTCAGAACCCCGACTGCATGGACAAGGGGCGGGCGGCTAAG GTATGCCACCACGCCGACTGCCAGCAGCTGCACCGCCGGGGCCCCCTCAGCCTCTGCGAGGCCTGTGACAGCAAGTTCCACAGCGCCATGCATTATGATGGGCACGTCCGCTTCGACCTGCCCCCCCAAG GCTCTGTCCTGGCTCGGAATGTGTCCACCCGGTCATGCCCCCCGCGCACCAGCCCTGCAGTGgacgtggaggaggaggaggagagctcTGTGGATGGCAAGGG GGACCGGAAGAGCACAGGCCTGAAGCTCTCCAAGAAGAAAGCCTGGAGGAGACACACAGAC GACCCAAGCAAGGAGTGCTTCACGCTGAAATTTGACCTGAACGTGGATATCGAGACAGAGATCGtgccagccatgaagaagaagtCGCTGGG GGAGGTGCTGCTGCCAGTATTTGAAAGGAAGGGCATTGCGCTGGGCAAAGTGGATATCTACCTGGACCAGTCCAACACGCCCCTGTCCCTCACCTTTGAGGCCTACAGGTTCGGGGGACACTACCTGCGGGTCAAAG CCAAGCCAGGGGATGAAGGGAAGGTAGAGCAGGGGGTGAAGGACTCCAAGTCCCTGAGTCTGCCAATCCTGCGGCCAGCCGGGGCCGGGCCCCCCACCCAGGAGCGCGTGGACCCGCAGAGCCGCCGGGAGAGCCTGGACATCCTG GCCCCTGGCCGCCGACGCAAGAACATGTCGGAGTTCCTGGGGGAGGCGAGCGTCCCTGGGCAGGAGCCCCCAGCGCCCTCCAGCTGCTCTCTGCCCAGCGGCAGCAgtagtggcagcagcagcagcagtggcggCAGTGACAGCTGGAAGAACCGGGCGGCCAGTCGCTTCAGCGGCTTCTTCAGCTCAGGCCCCAGCACCAGCGCCTTCGGCCGG GAAGTGGACAAACTGGAGCAGCTGGAGGGCAAGCTGCATGCCTACAGCCTCTTCGGGCTGCCCAGGCTGCCCCGGAGGCTGTGCTTTGACCACGACTCGTGGGAGGAGGAAGGTGACGAAGAGGAGGACGAGGACGACGCCTGCCTGCGGCTGGAGGACAGCTGGCGGGAGCTCATCGACGGGCACGAG AAGCTGACCCGGAGGCAGTGCCACCAGCAGGAGGCGGTGTGGGAGCTCCTGCACACAGAGGCCTCCTACATTAAGAAACTGAGGGTGATCACCAAC ctGTTCCTGTGCTGCCTCCTGAATCTGCAAGAGTCAGGGCTGCTGTGTGAG gTGGAGGCGGAGCGCCTGTTCAGCAACGTCCCGGAGATCGCGCGGCTACACCGCGGGCTGTGGGGCAGCGTGATGGCGCCGGTGCTGGAGAAGGCGCGGCGCACGCGGGCGCTCCTGCAGCCCGCGGATTTCCTCAAAGGCTTTAAGATG TTCGGCTCCCTCTTCAAGCCCTACATCCGATACTGCATGGAGGAGGAGAGCTGCATGGAGTACATGCGGGGCCTACTACGCGACAACGACCTCTTCCGGGCCTACGTCACG TGGGCCGAGAAGCACCAGCAGTGCCAGCGGCTGAAGCTGAGCGACATGCTGGCCAAGCCCCACCAGCGGCTCACCAAGTACCCGCTGCTGCTCAAGTCGGTGCTAAGGAAGACCGACGAGCCGCGCGCCAAGGAGGCCGTCGTCACCATG ATCGGCTCGGTGGAGCGCTTCATCCACCACGTGAACGCGTGCATGCGGCAGCGACAGGAGAGGCAGCGGCTGGCGGCCGTTGTGAGCCGCATCGACGCCTACGAGGTGGTGGAGGGCAGCAACGACGAGGTGGACAAG CTCCTGAAGGAATTTCTACATCTGGACCTGACGGCACCCATCCCTGGCGCCTCCCCTGAGGAGACACGCCAGCTGCTGCTGGAAGGGAGCCTGAGGATGAAGGAGGGGAAGGACAGCAAG ATGGACGTGTACTGCTTCCTCTTCACTGACCTGCTCTTGGTGACCAAGGCGGTGAAGAAGGCAGAGAGGACCAAGGTGATCAGGCCACCGCTGCTGGTGGAAAAGATCGTGTGCCGGGAGCTTCGGGACCCTG GGTCCTTCCTTCTCATCTACCTGAACGAGTTCCACAGCGCCGTGGGGGCCTACACGTTCCAGGCCAGCGGCCAGGCTTTGTGCCGTGGCTGGGTGGACGCCATCTACGATGCCCAG AACCAGCTTCAGCAGCTGCGTGTGCAGGAGCACCCAGGCGGCCAGCAGCACCTGCAGAGCCTggcagaggaggaggatgagcaggaggaagaggaggaggaggaagacgaggaggaggaaggaggggagagtaGCACTTCGGCGGCCAGTTCCCCTACCATCCTGCGCAAAAGCAGCAACAGCCTCGACTCGCAGCGCTG TGTCTCGGATGGCTCCACGGAGACCCTGGCCATGGTGGTGGTGGAGCCTGGGGACATGCTGTCCTCTCCCGAGTTCGAGGGCGGCCCCTTCAGCTCCCAATCAGACGAGACCTCGCTCAGCACCACCGCCTCATCTGTCACGCCCACCAGCGAGCTGCTGCCCCTGGGCCCAGTGGATGGGCGCTCCTGCTCCATGGACTCCGCCTACGGCACCCTCTCCCCGACCTCCCTGCAAGACTTTATGGCCCCAGCCCCTACGGTGGAGCCAGCACTCCGGCCCCCAGAGTCATCACAAGCCCCTTCACCCCCACCCTCGCCCCGCCTCCGCCGACGCACTCCTGTCCAGCTGCTGCCCTGTCTGCCCCACCTGCTCAAGTCCAAATCTGAGGCCAGTCTCCTCCAGCTGCTATCGGGGGCCACCACCCGTGGAGCGCCCCCAGCCCCTAGCCGCAGCCTGTCGGAACTCTGCTTGGCTGCTACCGTCCCTGGCACCAGGACTCAGGGTTCCCCTCAGGAAGCTGGGCCCAGCTGGGATTGCCAGGGGGCaccaggccctggcagtggccCCGAGCTGTCAGAGCTGGAGGGTGGAGCCGGCTGCCCAGGTGGGGAGCCCAAAGGACCCACCAGGAGGAGCAGAGAGCTGTCCTCGGGGGCCTCGCCCAGGGTCCAGCCTGAGCCCCCTCCAGGGACCTCTGCCCAGCACAGGAAGCTGACGTTGGCCCAGCTCTACCGAATCAGGACCACCCTGCTGCTTAACTCCACCCTCACTGCCTCGTGA